One Saimiri boliviensis isolate mSaiBol1 chromosome 5, mSaiBol1.pri, whole genome shotgun sequence genomic window carries:
- the CHRND gene encoding acetylcholine receptor subunit delta isoform X1, whose product MEGPVLTLGLLAALAVCGSQGLNEEERLIRHLFQEKRYNKELRPVAHKEESVDVALALTLSNLISLKEVEETLTTNVWIEHGWKDSRLMWNAEEFGNISVLRLPPDMVWLPEIVLENNNDGSFQISYSCNVLVYDYGFVYWLPPAIFRSFCPISVTYFPFDWQNCSLKFSSLKYTAKEITLSLKQDTEDDRSYTVEWIIIDPEGFTENGEWEIVHRPARVNVDPRAPLDSPSRQDVTFYLIIRRKPLFYVINILVPCVLISFMVNLVFYLPADSGEKTSVAISVLLAQSVFLLLISKRLPATSMAIPLIGKFLLFDMVLVTMVVVICVIVLNIHFRTPSTHVLSEGVKKLFLETLPELLHMSRPAEDGPSPGALVRRSSSLGYMSKAEEYFSLKSRSDLMFEKQSERHGLARRLTTARRPPASSEQAQQELFSELKPAVDGANFIVNHMRDQNNYNEEKDSWNRVARTVDRLCLFVVTPVMVVGTAWIFLQGVYNQPPPQPFPGDPYSYHVEDKRFI is encoded by the exons ATGGAAGGGCCAGTGCTGACGCTGGGGCTGCTGGCTGCCCTGGCCGTGTGTG GCAGCCAGGGGCTGAACGAGGAGGAGCGGCTGATCCGGCACCTGTTTCAAGAGAAGCGCTACAACAAGGAGCTCCGGCCGGTGGCACACAAAGAGGAGAGTGTGGACGTCGCCCTGGCCCTCACGCTCTCCAACCTCATTTCCCTG AAAGAAGTTGAGGAGACCCTCACTACCAATGTGTGGATAGAGCAC GGCTGGAAAGACAGCCGGCTGATGTGGAATGCTGAAGAATTTGGAAACATCAGTGTCCTGCGCCTGCCCCCGGACATGGTGTGGCTCCCAGAGATTGTGCTGGAGAACAA CAACGACGGCTCCTTCCAGATCTCCTACTCCTGCAATGTGCTCGTCTATGACTATGGCTTTGTGTACTGGCTGCCGCCTGCCATCTTCCGCTCCTTCTGCCCCATCTCTGTCACCTATTTCCCCTTCGACTGGCAGAACTGCTCGCTCAAGTTCAG ctccctcaAGTACACGGCCAAAGAGATCACTCTGAGCCTGAAGCAGGACACCGAAGACGATCGCAGCTACACCGTGGAGTGGATCATCATTGACCCTGAAGGCTTCACAG AGAATGGGGAATGGGAGATAGTCCACCGGCCGGCCAGGGTCAACGTGGACCCCAGAGCACCTCTGGACAGCCCCAGCCGCCAGGATGTCACCTTCTACCTCATCATCCGCCGCAAGCCCCTCTTCTATGTCATCAACATCCTGGTGCCCTGTGTGCTCATCTCCTTCATGGTCAACCTGGTCTTCTACCTCCCGGCCGACA GTGGTGAGAAGACATCAGTGGCCATCTCCGTGCTCCTGGCTCAGTCCGTCTTCCTGCTGCTCATCTCCAAGCGGCTGCCCGCCACATCCATGGCCATCCCCCTCATCGGCAA GTTCCTGCTCTTCGACATGGTGCTGGTCACCATGGTTGTGGTGATATGTGTCATCGTGCTCAACATCCACTTTCGAACACCCAGCACCCACGTGCTGTCTGAGGGGGTCAAGAAG CTCTTCCTGGAGACGCTGCCGGAGCTCCTGCACATGTCCCGCCCGGCGGAGGATGGACCCAGCCCCGGGGCCCTGGTGAGGAGGAGCAGCTCCCTGGGCTACATGTCCAAGGCGGAGGAGTACTTCTCACTCAAGTCCCGCAGCGACCTCATGTTCGAGAAGCAGTCAGAGCGGCATGGGCTGGCCCGGCGCCTCACCACTGCAC GCCGGCCCCCAGCAAGCTCTGAGCAGGCCCAGCAGGAACTCTTCAGTGAGCTAAAGCCAGCTGTGGACGGGGCAAACTTCATTGTTAACCACATGAGGGACCAGAACAATTACAATGAG GAGAAAGACAGCTGGAACAGGGTGGCCCGCACAGTGGACCGCCTCTGCCTATTTGTGGTGACACCTGTTATGGTGGTGGGCACAGCCTGGATCTTCCTGCAGGGGGTCTATaaccagcccccaccccagcctttcCCTGGAGACCCCTACTCCTACCACGTGGAGGATAAGCGCTTCATCTAG
- the CHRND gene encoding acetylcholine receptor subunit delta isoform X2 translates to MLKNLETSVSCACPRTWCGSQRLCWRTTTTAPSRSPTPAMCSSMTMALCTGCRLPSSAPSAPSLSPISPSTGRTARSSSGGEKTSVAISVLLAQSVFLLLISKRLPATSMAIPLIGKFLLFDMVLVTMVVVICVIVLNIHFRTPSTHVLSEGVKKLFLETLPELLHMSRPAEDGPSPGALVRRSSSLGYMSKAEEYFSLKSRSDLMFEKQSERHGLARRLTTARRPPASSEQAQQELFSELKPAVDGANFIVNHMRDQNNYNEEKDSWNRVARTVDRLCLFVVTPVMVVGTAWIFLQGVYNQPPPQPFPGDPYSYHVEDKRFI, encoded by the exons ATGCTGAAGAATTTGGAAACATCAGTGTCCTGCGCCTGCCCCCGGACATGGTGTGGCTCCCAGAGATTGTGCTGGAGAACAA CAACGACGGCTCCTTCCAGATCTCCTACTCCTGCAATGTGCTCGTCTATGACTATGGCTTTGTGTACTGGCTGCCGCCTGCCATCTTCCGCTCCTTCTGCCCCATCTCTGTCACCTATTTCCCCTTCGACTGGCAGAACTGCTCGCTCAAGTTCAG GTGGTGAGAAGACATCAGTGGCCATCTCCGTGCTCCTGGCTCAGTCCGTCTTCCTGCTGCTCATCTCCAAGCGGCTGCCCGCCACATCCATGGCCATCCCCCTCATCGGCAA GTTCCTGCTCTTCGACATGGTGCTGGTCACCATGGTTGTGGTGATATGTGTCATCGTGCTCAACATCCACTTTCGAACACCCAGCACCCACGTGCTGTCTGAGGGGGTCAAGAAG CTCTTCCTGGAGACGCTGCCGGAGCTCCTGCACATGTCCCGCCCGGCGGAGGATGGACCCAGCCCCGGGGCCCTGGTGAGGAGGAGCAGCTCCCTGGGCTACATGTCCAAGGCGGAGGAGTACTTCTCACTCAAGTCCCGCAGCGACCTCATGTTCGAGAAGCAGTCAGAGCGGCATGGGCTGGCCCGGCGCCTCACCACTGCAC GCCGGCCCCCAGCAAGCTCTGAGCAGGCCCAGCAGGAACTCTTCAGTGAGCTAAAGCCAGCTGTGGACGGGGCAAACTTCATTGTTAACCACATGAGGGACCAGAACAATTACAATGAG GAGAAAGACAGCTGGAACAGGGTGGCCCGCACAGTGGACCGCCTCTGCCTATTTGTGGTGACACCTGTTATGGTGGTGGGCACAGCCTGGATCTTCCTGCAGGGGGTCTATaaccagcccccaccccagcctttcCCTGGAGACCCCTACTCCTACCACGTGGAGGATAAGCGCTTCATCTAG
- the PRSS56 gene encoding serine protease 56 isoform X2, giving the protein MLLAVLLLLPLPSSWFAHGHPLYTRLPPSTLQVLSAQGTQALQTAQRSAQWAINRVAMEIQHRSYECQGSGRPRPQAPLQDPPEPGPCGERRPSTANVTRAHGRIVGGSAAPPGAWPWLVRLQLGGQPLCGGVLVAASWVLTAAHCFVGAPNELLWTVTLAEGPRGEQAEEVPVNRILPHPKFDPRTFHNDLALVQLWTPVSPEGPARPVCLPQEPQEPPAGTACAIAGWGALFEDGPEAEAVREARVPLLSADTCRKALGSGLRPSTMLCAGYLAGGVDSCQGDSGGPLTCSEPGPRPREVLFGVTSWGDGCGEPGKPGVYTRVAVFKDWLQEQMSAPSSREPSCRELLAWDPPQELQADASLLCAFYARLCPGSQGACARLAHQQCLQRRRRCELRSLAHTLLGLLRNAQELLGPRPGLRRLAPALARPAPALAESPRHPARELRLHSGSWAGTRFPKRRPEPRGEANGCPGLEPLRQKLAALQGAHAWILQVPSEHLAMNFHEVLADLGSKTLTGLFRAWVQAGLGGRYVAFSGLVGLEPATLARSLPRLLVQALQAFRLAALAEGEPEGPWMDAGQGPGLGRKGHHPLNPQVPPARQP; this is encoded by the exons ATGCTACTggctgtgctgctgctgctgcctctccCAAGCTCATGGTTTGCCCATGGGCACCCACTGTACACGCGCCTGCCCCCCAGCACCCTGCAAG TTCTGTCGGCCCAGGGGACTCAGGCATTGCAGACGGCCCAGAGGAGTGCCCAGTGGGCAATAAACCGAGTGGCGATGGAGATCCAGCACAGATCGTATGAGTGCCAAG GATCTGGGCGCCCCAGGCCTCAAGCTCCCCTTCAGGACCCACCTGAGCCAG GGCCGTGCGGCGAGAGGCGCCCGAGCACTGCCAATGTGACGCGGGCCCACGGGCGCATCGTAGGGGGCAGCGCGGCGCCGCCTGGGGCATGGCCCTGGCTGGTGAGGCTGCAGCTCGGTGGGCAGCCTCTGTGCGGCGGCGTCCTGGTGGCGGCGTCCTGGGTGCTCACGGCGGCGCACTGTTTTGTGGG CGCCCCGAATGAGCTTCTGTGGACTGTGACGCTGGCCGAGGGGCCCCGGGGGGAGCAAGCAGAGGAGGTGCCCGTGAACCGCATCCTTCCCCACCCCAAG TTTGACCCGCGGACCTTCCACAACGACCTGGCCCTGGTGCAGCTGTGGACGCCAGTGAGCCCGGAGGGGCCGGCACGACCCGTGTGCCTGCCCCAGGAGCCCCAGGAGCCCCCTGCAGGCACCGCCTGTGCCATCGCGGGCTGGGGGGCCCTCTTCGAAG ATgggcctgaggctgaggcagtgagggAGGCCCGTGTTCCCCTGCTCAGCGCCGACACCTGCAGAAAGGCCCTGGGGTCCGGGCTGCGCCCCAGCACCATGCTCTGCGCCGGGTACCTGGCAGGGGGCGTGGACTCGTGCCAG GGTGATTCCGGAGGCCCCCTAACCTGTTCTGAGCCTGGCCCCCGCCCTAGAGAGGTCCTGTTCGGAGTCACCTCCTGGGGGGACGGCTGCGGGGAGCCAGGGAAGCCCGGGGTCTATACCCGCGTGGCGGTGTTCAAGGACTGGCTCCAGGAGCAGATGAGCG CCCCCTCCAGCCGCGAGCCCAGCTGCAGGGAGCTTCTGGCCTGGGACCCGCCCCAGGAGCTGCAGGCAGATGCCTCCCTGCTCTGCGCCTTCTACGCCCGCCTGTGCCCGGGGTCCCAGGGCGCCTGTGCGCGCCTGGCGCACCAACAGTGCCTGCAGCGCCGGCGGCGATGCG AGCTGCGCTCGCTGGCGCACACGCTGCTCGGTCTGCTGCGGAACGCCCAGGAGCTGCTCGGTCCGCGACCGGGGCTGCGGCGCCTGGCCCCGGCCCTGGCTCGCCCCGCTCCAGCGCTCGCGGAGTCTCCCCGGCACCCCGCCCGCGAGCTGCGGCTGCACTCAG GATCGTGGGCTGGCACTCGGTTCCCGAAGCGGAGGCCGGAGCCTCGCGGAGAAGCCAACG GCTGCCCTGGGCTGGAGCCCTTGCGACAGAAGTTGGCTGCCCTGCAGGGGGCCCACGCCTGGATCCTGCAGGTCCCTTCGGAGCACCTGGCCATGAACTTTCATGAG GTCCTGGCAGATCTGGGCTCCAAGACACTGACTGGGCTTTTCAGAGCCTGGGTGCAGGCAGGCTTGGGGGGCCGGTACGTGGCCTTCAGCGGCCTAGTGGGCCTGGAGCCGGCCACGCTGGCTCGAAGCCTCCCCCGGCTGCTGGTGCAGGCCCTGCAGGCCTTCCGCTTGGCTGCTCTGGCAGAAGGGGAGCCCGAGGGACCCTGGATGGATgcagggcaggggcctgggctggggaggaaggGCCACCACCCACTCAACCCTCAGGTTCCCCCGGCCAGGCAACCATGA
- the PRSS56 gene encoding serine protease 56 isoform X1 — translation MLLAVLLLLPLPSSWFAHGHPLYTRLPPSTLQVLSAQGTQALQTAQRSAQWAINRVAMEIQHRSYECQGSGRPRPQAPLQDPPEPGPCGERRPSTANVTRAHGRIVGGSAAPPGAWPWLVRLQLGGQPLCGGVLVAASWVLTAAHCFVGAPNELLWTVTLAEGPRGEQAEEVPVNRILPHPKFDPRTFHNDLALVQLWTPVSPEGPARPVCLPQEPQEPPAGTACAIAGWGALFEDGPEAEAVREARVPLLSADTCRKALGSGLRPSTMLCAGYLAGGVDSCQGDSGGPLTCSEPGPRPREVLFGVTSWGDGCGEPGKPGVYTRVAVFKDWLQEQMSAAPSSREPSCRELLAWDPPQELQADASLLCAFYARLCPGSQGACARLAHQQCLQRRRRCELRSLAHTLLGLLRNAQELLGPRPGLRRLAPALARPAPALAESPRHPARELRLHSGSWAGTRFPKRRPEPRGEANGCPGLEPLRQKLAALQGAHAWILQVPSEHLAMNFHEVLADLGSKTLTGLFRAWVQAGLGGRYVAFSGLVGLEPATLARSLPRLLVQALQAFRLAALAEGEPEGPWMDAGQGPGLGRKGHHPLNPQVPPARQP, via the exons ATGCTACTggctgtgctgctgctgctgcctctccCAAGCTCATGGTTTGCCCATGGGCACCCACTGTACACGCGCCTGCCCCCCAGCACCCTGCAAG TTCTGTCGGCCCAGGGGACTCAGGCATTGCAGACGGCCCAGAGGAGTGCCCAGTGGGCAATAAACCGAGTGGCGATGGAGATCCAGCACAGATCGTATGAGTGCCAAG GATCTGGGCGCCCCAGGCCTCAAGCTCCCCTTCAGGACCCACCTGAGCCAG GGCCGTGCGGCGAGAGGCGCCCGAGCACTGCCAATGTGACGCGGGCCCACGGGCGCATCGTAGGGGGCAGCGCGGCGCCGCCTGGGGCATGGCCCTGGCTGGTGAGGCTGCAGCTCGGTGGGCAGCCTCTGTGCGGCGGCGTCCTGGTGGCGGCGTCCTGGGTGCTCACGGCGGCGCACTGTTTTGTGGG CGCCCCGAATGAGCTTCTGTGGACTGTGACGCTGGCCGAGGGGCCCCGGGGGGAGCAAGCAGAGGAGGTGCCCGTGAACCGCATCCTTCCCCACCCCAAG TTTGACCCGCGGACCTTCCACAACGACCTGGCCCTGGTGCAGCTGTGGACGCCAGTGAGCCCGGAGGGGCCGGCACGACCCGTGTGCCTGCCCCAGGAGCCCCAGGAGCCCCCTGCAGGCACCGCCTGTGCCATCGCGGGCTGGGGGGCCCTCTTCGAAG ATgggcctgaggctgaggcagtgagggAGGCCCGTGTTCCCCTGCTCAGCGCCGACACCTGCAGAAAGGCCCTGGGGTCCGGGCTGCGCCCCAGCACCATGCTCTGCGCCGGGTACCTGGCAGGGGGCGTGGACTCGTGCCAG GGTGATTCCGGAGGCCCCCTAACCTGTTCTGAGCCTGGCCCCCGCCCTAGAGAGGTCCTGTTCGGAGTCACCTCCTGGGGGGACGGCTGCGGGGAGCCAGGGAAGCCCGGGGTCTATACCCGCGTGGCGGTGTTCAAGGACTGGCTCCAGGAGCAGATGAGCG CAGCCCCCTCCAGCCGCGAGCCCAGCTGCAGGGAGCTTCTGGCCTGGGACCCGCCCCAGGAGCTGCAGGCAGATGCCTCCCTGCTCTGCGCCTTCTACGCCCGCCTGTGCCCGGGGTCCCAGGGCGCCTGTGCGCGCCTGGCGCACCAACAGTGCCTGCAGCGCCGGCGGCGATGCG AGCTGCGCTCGCTGGCGCACACGCTGCTCGGTCTGCTGCGGAACGCCCAGGAGCTGCTCGGTCCGCGACCGGGGCTGCGGCGCCTGGCCCCGGCCCTGGCTCGCCCCGCTCCAGCGCTCGCGGAGTCTCCCCGGCACCCCGCCCGCGAGCTGCGGCTGCACTCAG GATCGTGGGCTGGCACTCGGTTCCCGAAGCGGAGGCCGGAGCCTCGCGGAGAAGCCAACG GCTGCCCTGGGCTGGAGCCCTTGCGACAGAAGTTGGCTGCCCTGCAGGGGGCCCACGCCTGGATCCTGCAGGTCCCTTCGGAGCACCTGGCCATGAACTTTCATGAG GTCCTGGCAGATCTGGGCTCCAAGACACTGACTGGGCTTTTCAGAGCCTGGGTGCAGGCAGGCTTGGGGGGCCGGTACGTGGCCTTCAGCGGCCTAGTGGGCCTGGAGCCGGCCACGCTGGCTCGAAGCCTCCCCCGGCTGCTGGTGCAGGCCCTGCAGGCCTTCCGCTTGGCTGCTCTGGCAGAAGGGGAGCCCGAGGGACCCTGGATGGATgcagggcaggggcctgggctggggaggaaggGCCACCACCCACTCAACCCTCAGGTTCCCCCGGCCAGGCAACCATGA